In Silene latifolia isolate original U9 population chromosome X, ASM4854445v1, whole genome shotgun sequence, the following proteins share a genomic window:
- the LOC141620663 gene encoding uncharacterized protein LOC141620663: MAMYDGTEDPLEHINRYKQKMMVVAATGTEKEAWLVNVFNQQFRSSRKPEKLSSDLYRIVQRFEESTRDYLARFNVEKISISRCHPTTAVNAFRRGLHRDSDLYKDLTKHPSATFEEVKQMAEATYLEEDEDKRDLYGTESSSKKITIEKKNERAKPYSKNIVNKVSGETESTEAPPKLSEYGFTTGLVGVMKAIRELGQRARWPKKPTPRENDRRDASKRCEYHNDIGHNTEYCVVLRKEVNHLYSAGCLDHLLPKGAKYGKANTADQAQPSPPPPYSKDLPAISFDEADVPDEAEHHHDALIITLSIGNCLVKKILVDTGSSVNLIMLETLKNMGFSEKDLMQKAVPLVGFSGKTKQSLGEIVIPTFAGGMNKQALNPLNESGTINVPSEPEVPYTLGGTTDTRRSKCSPGLLQERSENHYSWSSIAITETVRPDGGRLQISRPNRHDWHRSKCNYTPVKCRPQLSSSPAEKAEIRSLKERGDKPGGRQPPGSRQDQGS, encoded by the exons ATGGCGATGTATGATGGAACAGAGGATCCGCTGGAGCACATCAACCGTTACAAACAGAAAATGATGGTGGTTGCAGCAACAGGGACTGAAAAGGAGGCat GGTTAGTGAACGTTTTCAATCAGCAGTTCAGAAGCAGTCGCAAGCCAGAAAAATTATCTAGTGATCTATACCGGATCGTCCAGAGGTTCGAGGAGTCCACCAGGGATTATCTCGCCAGATTCAATGTGGAAAAAATATCTATCTCTAGGTGCCACCCTACAACGGCAGTCAACGCCTTTAGAAGGGGACTACATCGCGACTCTGATTTGTACAAGGATCTCACTAAGCATCCAAGTGCCACCTTTGAGGAAGTCAAGCAaatggcagaggctacttacctagaggaggatgaggataaAAGGGACCTGTATGGAACAGAGTCGTCCAGCAAAAAAATCACAAtagagaaaaagaatgaaagagccaAACCCTACAGCAAGAACATAGTGAACAAAGTCTCAGGAGAAACAGAGAGCACCGAGGCTCCACCTAAGCTCAGCGAGTATGGGTTCACCACTGGACTTGTCGGGGTAATGAAGGCAATCAGGGAGCTAGGGCAGAGGGCCAGGTGGCCCAAGAAGCCTACCCCCAGGGAGAACGACAGAAGAGATGCCAGCAAAAGGTGTGAATACCACAACGATATTGGCCACAATACAGAATATTGTGTAGTACTACGAAAGGAAGTGAACCACCTCTACAGTGCTGGATGCTTGGATCACCTGCTCCCCAAGGGGGCTAAATATGGAAAGGCCAATACTGCTGACCAGGCCCAACCATCCCCACCTCCACCTTACTCAAAG GATCTACCAGCAATCTCATTCGACGAGGCAGACGTACCTGATGAGGCAGAACACCACCATGACGCCTTGATCATTACCCTTTCTATAGGGAATTGCCTTGTTAAAAAGatattggtagatacaggaagctctgtGAATCTGATAATGCTGGAAACCTTGAAGAACATGGGGTTTAGCGAGAAAGACCTGATGCAGAAGGCAGTACCCTTGGTAGGCTTCAGTGGAAAAACTAAACAGTCCCTTGGAGAAATAGTGATACCTACCTTTGCAGGGGGTATGAACAAGCAG GCCTTGAATCCATTAAATGAAAGCGGTACCATCAATGTACCATCAGAGCCTGAAGTTCCCTACACCCTAGGGGGTACAACAGATACGAGGAGATCAAAATGTAGCCCAGGATTGCTACAAGAACGCTCTGAAAACCACTACAGCTGgtccagcatagcaattacagaaactGTGCGTCCAGATGGA GGACGTCTGcagatttccaggcctaacagacATGATTGGCATAGATCCAAGTGTAATTACACACCGGTTAAATGTAGACCCCAGCTTTCCTCCAGTCCAGCAGAAAAGGCGGAAATTCGCTCCTTAAAGGAACGAGGTGATAAACCAGGAGGTAGACAACCTCCTGGCAGCAGGCAAGATCAGGGAAGTTAA